The stretch of DNA AGTATGTGGCGATTCCTGAAACGCACCGAACATTTACAGTTCTGACTAAAAAAACGTTTCATCAACACGTGGTGACCGGGCTTTTTAAAGTGACGAAAAATAAGTTAATTCGGATGCATTAATATAGTGAAAGTAGGGATTGTTTTGGCGGTTTTGGGGTTTGTTTTCTTTGCGTTAGCGTTAATTGGCTATAGTAGTACCTTACGTCTTTGTCATGTTAATCCCTATTTAACTTGGATCACAGGAATTTTAGTTGAAATTATAATGCTATACGGATTTGCTATGGTCAACCTACTTCGGCCGGGAATCTGGATTGTTACTAGTTTAGGCGTTCTCTTGTTGTTGAGCCGCCTAATTTTCGGTTATTTGGGTAAGGTCAGTATTCATTATGAAGGTTTGCACTTATTTGACAGTTGGATGATCTTTTTAGGAATTGTCATGGCAGTCGTGCTATTTCAGAGCCCACTAATCCATTATGATAACTTTTCTCATTGGGCGACCATTGTTAAATTCTTAATGTATACGGGTCACTTGCCAGGGGCACAGGATACGATTATTTCGTTTACCTCTTATCCGCCAGCCACGGCACTATTTATCACACAGTTTGTGACATTTACTGGCTTTAGTGCTGGTAATATGCTGGTTGCCCAATATATCTTGATCTGGGCGGGGAGTTATTCGATTTTTGCCACACTTCGGGATCGAACTCGCGGGCTGAACTCGATGCTCTTATGCCTGACGATTGCCATTTCATATGTTTTTAATATCAATATTCGTCTCAATAATTTGCTCGTTGACTATGTCTTAGCGATTCTCACCGTAGCGGGTTGTGTGGGTATTTTTGTTTATCGGTATCGGCCCAAAATGTTGGCGGCTCACGTGGCGTTGTTTTGTGGCACATTGCTACTGGTTAAAAACTCAGCAGCTTTTTTCGTGACTATTTTAGTCATTGATTACTTAGTCACGTTGATTCGACATCGTACTACCGGACACTGGTTTCGACAAATCCTCCGATTAACGTGGCAATTCTTAGGGACACTAGTCATCGCTGCACTGCCGTTTATTTGGTGGGAGGGCCATGTCCATTCAACGTTCACAACTTCGAAGCATGAGATTAATGCAGCTGCTTATCAAAGTCAACTGGCTCATGACGGTGTTCAGGGATTTTTGCAAATCGGACAAGCCTTTTTAAAGCAAATTTTCAGTTGGAACTCATTATCGACCCAAGGCTTTTTAGTGATTAATATTGGTTTGATTAGTGCGTGGGCCATTATTAAGTATGGTTGCCATCACCCCAATCCTTTGGTCAAATTACTGGGAGGACTCGACCTGATTACTGGCCTCTATTATGGCAGCCTTTTGGGCATGTACGTGTTATCGATGCCATATGCTGAGGCAATTACCCTAGATGGATTTGAAAGGTACATGTCGACCGTTGTTGTCCTAAACTTATTTATTGGGATGATCGTTATGGTTCGTGTGATTGACGAAACGTTTTACGAACAAGACTTGGCAGCACGTAGCACACTCACGTATCAGTCAATTTGGACTAAAAATGGTTACCAGTTAGCAACATTTTTAGTCATGTTTTTTGCCATTATTATGATGTATTCTGAAATTAATGGCACCACGTTTACGAATCACTATAATCGTCGTGCTTTGCCAGTTACGCTCTCTAAGGTGGCCCAGCCATGGACCAAACTCAATCATGCTAAGATTTTAATTGTTGATCCGCAAAAAGTTGAAGTCACAACGTATTATGCCGGTTACTTAGCGAATTATTATTTTTTTACAAATAATGCGAGTGGCCAAGCAACTTTCAGCAAGTCACCACGGGTTTTTCGCAAGACTTTAAATCAGTATGAATATGTTGTTGTACCGAAGTATGATCGTCGCTTTAGTCGCGGCGTCCGTCAAACTTATCACCAGCATGTTCGTACGGGCTTTTACCGGATTCATCAAGATCGGTTGACTCAGATTCAGCGTTAGCAGCGGGGAAATTTATGAATTCAGCATTTGGATACTATGATGTGCGATGGTGGGTCAGTGTGAACTGACTTCTCATCGCACGTTTTTTGCACAAAAAAACCTTCGTACGGGAATACGAAGGTCAAAAGGAGTAGGTCAGCATGCAATTGGGGAATCACATGCTGAGAACCTAGCAAGCGTTTATTCATATAAGCGGGGGGGCGTTCACATGCCGCTTACTAGGCATGTCAGAGTTACGCGCTCTGACGGATTTCATTACTTTGGAGGAGTAAATGAAAAGAATGTTAATTGTTATAGTAGCAATCTTGGAGGGGAATCCTTAATTGCTATGAATATAATATACCAACGAAATATGAAGAAAGTGTGGCGATGATTTTTCAAAAATAAGAAGACTTTCTTAAACTGACGTCATTCGGTAAAAATAAAGTTATTTATAGTTGATTTTTAAGCTATTGGGCAGTACGGGTCACAAAAAGAATCGTTGAATGAAATTAACCTAAACAGAAATAGTCGCTTAATGGGCGATAAACGAACCTGATAATTAAGTAATTTATGGCGTTTGGGGGCACAAATTGGCATCAACGACTTTTGACAGAATCACTTGTGCTGATTATTTAGGTGAACATAATCAATTTTTAGTTTGTTGACTGAATTTAAATGAATCAAGACAGTTTATACAAAATATCAGAATATAGATATTTTGTAATGGGAATCATTGGAACGCTGTATTTATCTTACATACCATTTTAATTGTTAAATTACACAAAATTAATTGTCATGAACAATTGCCACTCTGCGGGACTATTGCCAGTGAAATC from Lactiplantibacillus brownii encodes:
- a CDS encoding ABC transporter permease, with the protein product MKVGIVLAVLGFVFFALALIGYSSTLRLCHVNPYLTWITGILVEIIMLYGFAMVNLLRPGIWIVTSLGVLLLLSRLIFGYLGKVSIHYEGLHLFDSWMIFLGIVMAVVLFQSPLIHYDNFSHWATIVKFLMYTGHLPGAQDTIISFTSYPPATALFITQFVTFTGFSAGNMLVAQYILIWAGSYSIFATLRDRTRGLNSMLLCLTIAISYVFNINIRLNNLLVDYVLAILTVAGCVGIFVYRYRPKMLAAHVALFCGTLLLVKNSAAFFVTILVIDYLVTLIRHRTTGHWFRQILRLTWQFLGTLVIAALPFIWWEGHVHSTFTTSKHEINAAAYQSQLAHDGVQGFLQIGQAFLKQIFSWNSLSTQGFLVINIGLISAWAIIKYGCHHPNPLVKLLGGLDLITGLYYGSLLGMYVLSMPYAEAITLDGFERYMSTVVVLNLFIGMIVMVRVIDETFYEQDLAARSTLTYQSIWTKNGYQLATFLVMFFAIIMMYSEINGTTFTNHYNRRALPVTLSKVAQPWTKLNHAKILIVDPQKVEVTTYYAGYLANYYFFTNNASGQATFSKSPRVFRKTLNQYEYVVVPKYDRRFSRGVRQTYHQHVRTGFYRIHQDRLTQIQR